One region of Halomonas huangheensis genomic DNA includes:
- the topA gene encoding type I DNA topoisomerase, which yields MGKSLVIVESPAKAKTINKYLGNEFIVKSSVGHIRDLPTSGSGKSASDPSERARQAAATRKMSADEKAVYRKRKAQQQLIRRMGIDPDNGWEATYEVLPGKEKVVAELKKLAAKADTVYLATDLDREGEAIAWHLRETIGGDEQRYRRVVFNEITRNAITEAFDDPGILNIPRVEAQQARRFLDRVVGFMLSPLLWAKVARGLSAGRVQSVAMRLIVEREREIRAFIPEEFWDVHTDLATPDGEVVRFELVRDAQGAFRPTSEKETLERIAGLDKAKLAITSREDKPTRSKPGAPFITSTLQQAASGRLGFSVKKTMTLAQRLYEAGYITYMRTDSTNLSGEAVESARDYIGSEFGKRYLPESPNRYSSKEGAQEAHEAIRPSDVQRRATDLSGMERDAERLYELIWRQFVACQMTQAEYLSTTLTVEVDGFELKARGRVLKFDGYTRVMTPMGRKDEDQSLPDLQQGTAMTMEALDPRQHFTKPPARYTEASLVKELEKRGIGRPSTYAAIISTIQDRGYVKLENRRFYAEKLGDIVTERLKESFPDLMDYSFTARMEDNLDEVAEGQRNWQELLDAFYDEFRNELLEAESEEGMRPNQPVPTDIDCPTCGRKMQIRTASTGVFLGCSGYNLPPKERCKTTIDLLPGEEAVAADAGEDAETDALRAKQRCPVCSTAMDSYLIDEHRKLHICGNSPDCSGYAIEEGKFRIKGYDGPVIECDKCGSEMQLKAGRFGKYFGCTNDQCRNTRKLLRNGEVAPPKMDPIPMPELACQKVEDHYVLRDGASGLFLAASKFPRNRETRPPLVKELKSHASELPDKYHYLLDAPDQDPDGRPAQIRFSRKLKEQFVMTDDDKGKASGWKATFDGKSWQVEDKRK from the coding sequence ATGGGCAAGTCTCTGGTCATTGTCGAGTCGCCAGCCAAGGCAAAGACGATCAACAAATACCTCGGCAACGAGTTCATCGTGAAGTCGAGTGTGGGTCATATCCGTGATCTGCCGACCAGCGGCTCGGGCAAATCTGCTTCCGATCCCAGCGAGCGTGCGCGTCAGGCGGCAGCCACGCGCAAGATGTCGGCAGATGAAAAGGCGGTCTACCGCAAGCGCAAGGCCCAGCAGCAGTTGATTCGTCGTATGGGCATCGACCCGGACAATGGGTGGGAAGCCACCTATGAGGTCCTGCCCGGCAAGGAGAAGGTCGTCGCTGAACTCAAGAAGTTGGCGGCCAAGGCCGACACCGTCTATCTCGCAACCGATCTTGATCGCGAGGGGGAAGCCATTGCCTGGCACCTTCGCGAGACCATCGGGGGGGATGAGCAGCGTTATCGTCGCGTGGTCTTCAATGAAATCACTCGCAACGCGATCACGGAAGCTTTCGACGATCCCGGCATTCTGAATATTCCGCGTGTCGAGGCGCAGCAGGCGCGCCGTTTTCTCGATCGCGTGGTGGGTTTCATGCTCTCGCCACTGTTGTGGGCCAAGGTTGCCCGGGGGCTGTCAGCCGGACGCGTGCAGTCGGTTGCCATGCGTCTGATCGTTGAGCGTGAGCGCGAGATTCGTGCCTTTATTCCCGAGGAGTTCTGGGACGTTCATACTGATCTGGCCACGCCAGATGGTGAAGTGGTGCGCTTCGAGCTGGTTCGTGATGCTCAAGGAGCTTTCCGTCCTACCAGTGAGAAGGAAACGCTCGAGCGTATTGCCGGACTCGACAAGGCAAAGTTGGCGATTACCTCGCGTGAGGACAAGCCGACCCGCTCGAAGCCTGGCGCCCCCTTCATTACCTCGACCCTGCAGCAGGCGGCGAGTGGTCGTCTGGGCTTCTCGGTCAAGAAGACCATGACCCTTGCCCAGCGTCTTTACGAAGCGGGTTACATTACCTATATGCGTACCGACTCAACCAATCTCTCGGGTGAGGCTGTAGAGAGTGCGCGTGACTATATCGGCAGTGAGTTTGGCAAGCGTTATCTGCCGGAATCACCGAATCGCTATTCAAGCAAGGAAGGCGCTCAGGAAGCGCACGAGGCGATCCGGCCCTCGGATGTCCAGCGTCGTGCCACCGATCTCAGCGGCATGGAGCGTGATGCCGAACGCCTGTATGAGTTGATCTGGCGCCAGTTTGTGGCCTGCCAGATGACTCAGGCTGAGTACCTGTCGACCACACTGACGGTCGAGGTCGACGGCTTTGAGCTCAAGGCACGTGGCCGGGTTCTCAAATTCGACGGTTATACACGGGTCATGACTCCCATGGGCCGCAAGGACGAAGACCAGTCGCTGCCGGACCTTCAGCAGGGCACGGCGATGACCATGGAAGCGCTGGATCCACGCCAGCACTTCACCAAGCCGCCGGCACGCTATACCGAGGCCAGCCTGGTCAAGGAGCTGGAAAAGCGTGGCATCGGCCGCCCGTCGACCTATGCGGCGATCATCTCGACCATTCAGGATCGCGGCTACGTCAAGCTCGAGAACCGGCGCTTCTATGCCGAGAAGCTTGGCGATATCGTCACCGAGCGTCTCAAGGAATCCTTCCCCGACCTGATGGATTACTCCTTCACGGCACGCATGGAAGACAACCTCGACGAGGTGGCGGAAGGCCAGCGCAACTGGCAGGAACTGCTGGATGCCTTCTACGACGAGTTCCGCAATGAGCTGCTCGAGGCCGAAAGCGAGGAGGGCATGCGCCCGAATCAGCCGGTTCCTACAGACATTGACTGTCCTACCTGTGGACGCAAGATGCAGATTCGGACAGCATCTACGGGCGTCTTCCTTGGCTGCAGTGGCTACAATCTGCCGCCCAAGGAGCGCTGCAAGACCACCATCGACCTGTTGCCGGGCGAGGAGGCTGTGGCGGCGGACGCTGGAGAGGATGCGGAAACCGACGCACTGCGTGCCAAACAGCGTTGTCCGGTGTGTTCGACGGCGATGGACAGCTACCTGATCGATGAGCATCGCAAGTTGCATATCTGCGGCAACAGCCCGGATTGCTCCGGTTATGCCATCGAGGAAGGCAAGTTCCGTATCAAAGGCTATGACGGTCCTGTCATCGAGTGCGACAAGTGTGGCTCGGAGATGCAGCTCAAGGCTGGGCGTTTCGGGAAATACTTTGGCTGCACCAATGATCAGTGCCGTAATACTCGCAAGCTGTTGCGCAATGGCGAGGTGGCTCCACCCAAGATGGACCCGATTCCGATGCCGGAGCTGGCCTGTCAGAAGGTCGAGGACCATTACGTGCTGCGTGATGGCGCCAGTGGCTTGTTCCTTGCGGCCAGCAAGTTCCCGCGTAACCGCGAGACACGTCCGCCGCTGGTCAAGGAGCTCAAGTCTCACGCCAGCGAACTACCGGACAAGTATCACTACCTGCTGGATGCTCCGGATCAGGATCCGGATGGCCGGCCGGCGCAGATTCGTTTCTCACGCAAGCTCAAGGAGCAGTTCGTGATGACCGATGATGACAAGGGCAAGGCAAGCGGCTGGAAAGCGACCTTTGATGGCAAATCCTGGCAGGTAGAGGACAAGCGCAAGTGA
- a CDS encoding DUF3141 domain-containing protein, whose translation MNALMPQVPEALVSLVDPFGFGRAAVNYWHDAVERNVLYWDVMRQRGNEYLEHIEKSRPSVLGFEADIIMMGEDLPRPVNYELMRVHPPEGVEIDEQARPFVVVDPRAGHGPGIGGFKSDSELGVALRAGHPCYFIAFMPFPVPGQTVEDVVEAEVAFLRHVIELHPESEKPMVVGNCQAGWQIMMAAALEPDVFGPILIAGAPLSYWAGERGKAPMRYTGGMTGGSWATHLLSDLGDGVFDGAWLVQNFERLNPANTWWDKQYQLYANVDTEAERYLRFERWWGGHVVLGGEEIQYIVDNLFLGNRLSTARLVTSDGRRIDLRNVRSPVVVFCSKGDNITPPPQALGWVQDLYGGVEDIQANEQTIVYCVHDTTGHLGIFVSGSVSRKEHAEFTANMDYIDVLPPGLYETRVSTAAERPDAELIEREYLLEFETRDLDDLDEVVKRSDEDERRFATVARVSEINLGLYRQFMQPWVRALSTPESARWMRRMHPSRLGYRLLSDRNPLMTSLPVLADMVRRNRQPLAEDNLFRTFEDILSGQVSSSLDAWRVLRDSAVERLFLDIYGQPVLQSLAGLSGTPEARPRLPGAEPERRRFIERRQQELQTRVAEGGSHEAMMRSMIYVLGGAPATDGRNFRRLQASRAELEPGLRLADFKELLREQFFILKLDKEQALAAIPELLKDQSATEIDAHLAQIEHVLAASGELSERAAQRFERIKALFAKARPATRSRTPRSGGSSSSRNRKATVPASVSESAGKTQATEKKAEMGKAQAAESKASESKAASEKMSDGEPVAEKKAPTRRRAKPAPNQRKS comes from the coding sequence ATGAATGCTCTGATGCCGCAAGTCCCGGAAGCTCTTGTCTCGCTGGTTGATCCTTTTGGCTTTGGCCGGGCTGCTGTCAATTACTGGCACGACGCTGTTGAACGCAATGTTCTGTATTGGGACGTTATGCGCCAACGAGGCAACGAGTACCTCGAACACATCGAGAAGTCTCGACCCAGTGTGCTCGGTTTCGAAGCTGATATCATCATGATGGGCGAAGATCTGCCGCGTCCGGTCAATTATGAGCTGATGCGTGTGCATCCACCTGAAGGCGTCGAGATCGATGAGCAGGCGCGACCTTTCGTGGTGGTGGATCCGCGTGCCGGGCACGGCCCCGGTATTGGAGGCTTCAAATCCGACAGCGAGCTGGGTGTGGCGTTGCGTGCCGGCCATCCATGTTACTTCATTGCCTTCATGCCATTCCCTGTGCCGGGGCAGACGGTGGAAGATGTGGTGGAGGCCGAAGTGGCCTTTCTGCGCCATGTGATCGAGCTGCATCCGGAGAGTGAGAAGCCGATGGTGGTCGGTAACTGCCAGGCTGGCTGGCAGATCATGATGGCTGCCGCGCTGGAACCGGATGTCTTCGGGCCGATCCTTATTGCTGGTGCTCCGCTGTCCTATTGGGCGGGAGAGCGTGGTAAGGCACCGATGCGTTATACCGGCGGTATGACCGGCGGTAGCTGGGCGACTCACCTCCTGTCTGATCTTGGTGATGGGGTGTTCGACGGTGCCTGGCTGGTACAGAACTTCGAGCGTCTCAACCCGGCCAACACCTGGTGGGACAAGCAGTATCAGCTGTACGCCAATGTCGACACCGAGGCCGAACGTTATCTGCGTTTCGAGCGTTGGTGGGGCGGCCATGTAGTGCTGGGAGGAGAGGAGATCCAGTACATTGTCGATAACCTGTTTCTCGGCAACCGGCTATCCACGGCGCGTCTGGTGACCTCCGACGGTCGGCGTATCGATTTGCGCAATGTGCGCTCGCCGGTAGTGGTGTTCTGTTCAAAGGGTGACAACATCACGCCACCGCCACAAGCGCTGGGATGGGTGCAGGACCTGTACGGTGGTGTTGAAGACATCCAGGCAAACGAGCAGACCATCGTGTATTGCGTCCACGATACCACCGGTCATCTGGGGATATTTGTCTCTGGCAGTGTGTCGCGCAAGGAACATGCCGAGTTCACTGCCAACATGGACTATATCGATGTGTTGCCGCCGGGACTCTATGAAACTCGAGTGTCCACGGCAGCCGAGCGGCCGGATGCGGAATTGATCGAGCGTGAATACCTGCTCGAGTTCGAGACCCGTGATCTGGACGATCTCGACGAGGTGGTCAAGAGAAGTGACGAAGACGAGCGACGTTTCGCGACGGTGGCACGCGTCTCGGAGATAAACCTCGGCCTCTATCGCCAGTTCATGCAGCCATGGGTACGGGCGCTATCGACGCCCGAGAGTGCACGCTGGATGCGTCGCATGCATCCCAGCCGTCTCGGATATCGGTTGTTGTCGGATCGTAATCCACTGATGACATCACTGCCGGTGCTGGCGGATATGGTTCGTCGCAACCGCCAGCCATTGGCCGAAGATAATCTCTTCCGTACTTTCGAGGATATTCTTTCCGGTCAGGTGTCGAGTAGCCTGGATGCCTGGCGAGTGCTGCGAGACAGCGCTGTAGAACGACTGTTCCTGGATATCTATGGTCAGCCGGTGCTGCAGTCGTTGGCTGGCCTGAGCGGAACGCCTGAGGCCCGGCCGCGCCTGCCTGGCGCGGAGCCTGAGCGTCGTCGCTTTATCGAGCGTCGCCAGCAGGAATTGCAGACTCGAGTAGCCGAAGGTGGTAGCCACGAAGCGATGATGCGCTCGATGATCTACGTACTGGGTGGTGCGCCGGCCACCGATGGGCGTAACTTCCGTCGCCTGCAGGCTTCGCGTGCCGAGCTTGAGCCAGGTTTGCGCCTCGCTGATTTCAAGGAACTATTGCGTGAACAGTTCTTTATTCTCAAGCTCGACAAGGAGCAGGCGCTAGCCGCCATCCCTGAGTTGCTCAAGGACCAGAGTGCCACCGAGATCGACGCTCATCTGGCGCAGATCGAGCATGTGCTGGCGGCCAGCGGTGAGCTCAGTGAGCGCGCTGCGCAGCGTTTTGAGCGTATCAAGGCGCTGTTTGCCAAGGCGCGCCCGGCGACGCGCAGCCGCACACCGCGCAGCGGAGGGTCTTCCAGCAGTCGTAATCGCAAGGCAACTGTGCCGGCCTCAGTGAGTGAGTCTGCTGGCAAGACACAAGCCACCGAGAAGAAAGCTGAGATGGGCAAGGCACAGGCTGCCGAGAGCAAAGCCTCGGAGAGTAAAGCCGCGAGCGAGAAGATGTCTGACGGCGAGCCGGTTGCCGAGAAGAAGGCCCCGACACGTCGGCGTGCGAAGCCTGCCCCGAATCAGCGCAAGTCATAA
- the lipA gene encoding lipoyl synthase: protein MTDNSAIQAAAAAAKARKSTRVERGVKLRGAEKMARIPVKVIPTEELPRKPDWLRVRMPVSKEVTRIKDTLRRHGLHTVCEEASCPNLGECFHGGTATFMIMGDICTRRCPFCDVAHGRPNALNEREPRELAEAIAEMRLKYVVVTSVDRDDLRDGGAQHFVDCIREIRNDSPQIEIEVLVPDFRGRMEVALDILETTPPDVFNHNLETVPSLYRKVRPGADYQWSLDLLKGYKERRPEVMTKSGLMLGVGEADEQVIEVMRDLRAHNVDMLTLGQYMQPSRNHLPVDRWVPPATFDWFAEQGRAMGFTHVASGPLVRSSYHADQQAHGIEVK from the coding sequence ATGACAGACAATTCAGCCATTCAGGCTGCCGCGGCAGCTGCGAAGGCCAGGAAGAGTACCCGGGTTGAGCGGGGAGTGAAATTGCGTGGCGCGGAGAAGATGGCACGCATACCGGTCAAGGTCATTCCCACTGAGGAATTGCCACGCAAGCCCGACTGGCTGCGTGTTCGCATGCCAGTGTCGAAGGAAGTTACCCGTATCAAGGACACTCTGCGTCGCCATGGGTTGCACACCGTGTGTGAGGAGGCCTCATGCCCGAACCTTGGCGAGTGTTTCCATGGCGGTACAGCGACCTTCATGATCATGGGCGATATCTGTACACGTCGCTGTCCGTTCTGTGATGTTGCTCATGGGCGCCCGAATGCTCTCAACGAGCGGGAGCCGCGCGAACTGGCTGAAGCCATCGCAGAGATGCGTCTCAAGTATGTGGTTGTCACCTCGGTGGATCGTGATGATCTGCGTGATGGTGGTGCTCAGCACTTTGTCGACTGTATCCGAGAAATTCGCAACGATAGCCCGCAGATCGAGATCGAAGTGCTGGTACCTGATTTCCGTGGTCGCATGGAAGTAGCGTTGGATATTCTCGAGACCACGCCTCCCGATGTTTTCAATCACAATCTCGAGACCGTTCCGAGCCTCTATCGCAAGGTGCGGCCGGGAGCGGACTATCAGTGGTCACTGGATCTGCTCAAGGGTTACAAGGAACGTCGTCCTGAGGTCATGACCAAGTCGGGTCTGATGCTCGGTGTTGGTGAGGCCGACGAGCAGGTTATCGAGGTGATGCGTGATCTGCGCGCACACAATGTTGATATGTTGACGTTGGGCCAATATATGCAGCCATCCCGCAATCACTTGCCGGTGGATCGCTGGGTACCGCCGGCGACCTTCGACTGGTTCGCCGAGCAGGGCAGGGCCATGGGATTCACTCATGTTGCCTCGGGCCCGTTGGTCAGGTCTTCCTATCATGCTGACCAACAGGCTCATGGTATAGAGGTCAAGTAA
- the lipB gene encoding lipoyl(octanoyl) transferase LipB, protein MEPIEVYQLGRRAYHPVWQAMRDLTDNRDADTPDQIWVVEHEPVFTQGQTGKAEHVLAAGDIPVVATDRGGQVTYHGPGQLVLYPLLDVRRSRIGVRELVTALENSVVDMLAEHGIEACARADAPGVYVGDAKIASLGLRIRRGASFHGVAVNLDGDMTPFTRINPCGYAGLAMTQLADLISERVDVAAETQRLLRTLTRQLGNRPLVECSGLPAALTAPLITD, encoded by the coding sequence ATGGAGCCGATTGAGGTCTATCAACTGGGTCGCCGTGCTTACCATCCGGTATGGCAGGCGATGCGTGATCTCACCGACAACCGTGATGCTGATACGCCTGATCAGATCTGGGTTGTCGAGCATGAGCCGGTGTTTACCCAAGGGCAGACCGGCAAGGCCGAACATGTATTGGCTGCGGGAGATATTCCTGTGGTTGCCACGGATCGCGGTGGACAGGTCACTTATCATGGCCCCGGGCAACTGGTGCTCTACCCATTGCTGGATGTGCGCCGTAGCCGCATTGGGGTGCGTGAACTGGTGACCGCACTCGAGAACAGTGTGGTCGACATGCTTGCTGAACACGGCATTGAAGCTTGCGCGCGCGCCGATGCTCCCGGCGTCTATGTAGGTGACGCCAAGATTGCCTCATTGGGGTTGCGTATTCGTCGTGGTGCAAGTTTTCATGGTGTCGCCGTCAATCTTGATGGTGACATGACACCATTTACCAGAATCAATCCCTGTGGCTATGCCGGGTTGGCAATGACCCAACTGGCGGATTTGATTTCGGAGAGGGTGGATGTCGCGGCAGAGACGCAGCGTCTACTGCGGACTCTGACACGCCAACTGGGCAATCGACCTCTGGTCGAGTGTAGTGGGCTTCCTGCAGCGCTGACGGCACCCCTCATCACCGACTGA
- a CDS encoding YbeD family protein, whose protein sequence is MSERSFRDLRTAGGPNPEDVTITFPCDYPVKVVGDAAEDFAALVGEIVKRHDPGFDVTRVEVINSRNGRFQSVRLTMRATGEEQLKALFAELKATQRVHMVV, encoded by the coding sequence ATGAGTGAGCGTAGCTTTCGTGATCTGCGCACCGCCGGTGGGCCGAACCCCGAGGATGTGACGATTACCTTTCCCTGTGACTACCCGGTCAAGGTAGTCGGTGATGCTGCAGAAGATTTTGCCGCTCTGGTTGGCGAGATCGTCAAGCGTCATGATCCCGGTTTTGATGTCACCCGCGTCGAGGTGATCAATAGCCGCAATGGCCGTTTTCAGTCGGTTCGTTTGACCATGCGGGCCACGGGTGAGGAACAGCTCAAGGCATTGTTCGCGGAGCTCAAGGCCACCCAGCGTGTGCATATGGTGGTCTGA
- a CDS encoding D-alanyl-D-alanine carboxypeptidase family protein encodes MTMISRLLSRRVIASTLICLSLVAPWVSAQEAPPKPQPDVPEPQVMIPSPPQVAATSWILIDANSGRVLAEHNPDERVPPASLTKLMTAYLVERELERGNIHSDDMVPISEKAWRTGGSKMFVEVGTRVSVDDLLHGIIIVSGNDASVAMAEHLAGGEDQFADLMNQHAAQLGMENTHYVNATGLPAENHYSSARDLMRLARHIILDYPDHYAIYSQKNFSYNNIDQNNRNRLLWRDDSVDGLKTGWTDDAGYCLVSSAQREDMRLISVVLGTSSDEARAQETQKLLSYGFRYFETLKLYDQGAVLNTPRVWEGASNELRVGVDSDVYMTVPRSRREELTARLDIDKGLVAPIAAGQQVGTMEVRLGDEVVGERPLVALEAVEEGGFFKRMFDKVQRFFSDLVGGWFD; translated from the coding sequence ATGACCATGATCTCCAGACTATTATCCCGACGCGTGATCGCGTCGACACTTATCTGCCTGTCACTGGTAGCTCCCTGGGTGAGCGCTCAAGAGGCACCCCCCAAGCCGCAGCCGGACGTGCCCGAGCCGCAAGTCATGATTCCTTCACCGCCCCAGGTCGCTGCAACGTCCTGGATTCTGATCGATGCCAACAGTGGTCGGGTACTGGCTGAGCACAATCCTGATGAGCGTGTTCCGCCTGCCAGTCTGACCAAGTTGATGACGGCCTACCTGGTGGAGCGCGAACTCGAACGTGGCAATATCCACTCGGACGATATGGTGCCGATCAGCGAGAAAGCATGGCGCACCGGTGGTTCCAAGATGTTCGTCGAGGTTGGCACCCGAGTCTCTGTGGATGATCTGCTGCACGGTATCATCATCGTCTCCGGCAATGATGCCAGTGTCGCCATGGCCGAACATCTGGCGGGCGGCGAGGACCAGTTTGCCGACCTGATGAACCAGCATGCTGCGCAGTTGGGTATGGAAAATACCCACTATGTCAACGCTACCGGACTGCCTGCGGAGAATCACTACTCCTCTGCACGTGACCTGATGCGTCTGGCTCGCCACATCATTCTCGACTATCCCGATCATTACGCGATCTACAGTCAGAAGAACTTCAGCTACAACAATATCGATCAGAACAACCGTAACCGCCTATTGTGGCGTGATGACAGTGTCGATGGACTGAAGACTGGCTGGACCGATGACGCGGGTTACTGCCTGGTGTCATCCGCGCAGCGCGAAGACATGCGTCTGATCTCGGTGGTGCTGGGAACTTCCTCTGATGAAGCTCGTGCTCAGGAAACCCAGAAGCTGCTGAGCTATGGCTTCCGTTATTTCGAAACCCTCAAGCTGTACGACCAGGGGGCGGTGCTGAATACTCCGCGTGTCTGGGAAGGTGCCAGCAATGAGTTGCGTGTCGGTGTCGACAGCGATGTCTATATGACGGTACCGCGCTCGCGTCGTGAGGAGCTGACCGCGCGCCTGGATATCGACAAGGGGTTGGTGGCTCCCATCGCTGCAGGCCAGCAGGTGGGTACCATGGAAGTGCGTCTTGGAGATGAGGTGGTCGGTGAGCGGCCACTGGTAGCCCTTGAGGCGGTTGAGGAGGGTGGCTTCTTCAAGCGTATGTTCGACAAGGTGCAGCGTTTCTTCTCCGATCTTGTCGGTGGCTGGTTCGATTGA
- a CDS encoding septal ring lytic transglycosylase RlpA family protein: MMRRSLVPPALGLVLALAGCASSNTAPDSTAAAPASAAQPSSSGGRYAMTGDAYPESPPDVSQVPNATPRVEPRSSAGNRSTYEVWGKTYHVMDDARGYSREGTASWYGQKFHGYATSNGEIYDMYKMTAAHKNLPLPSYAQVTNLDNGRSVIVRVNDRGPFHDDREIDLSYAAASRLDILGHGTGNVRVTAIDPQQWQANGGKVATPAPAAAVSSASQRSASTSSASSTVAAKAPQAASPAASSSGSSSGSGIFLQVAALGSADGARSLQSELQGGLNQSVRVENAAGLYKVQVGPLASRSQVEPVRQALSQAGFPQAFVVSDQ; the protein is encoded by the coding sequence ATGATGCGACGATCTCTCGTTCCACCGGCGCTGGGGCTCGTACTGGCGTTGGCTGGTTGCGCGAGCAGCAACACCGCGCCTGATTCGACAGCGGCGGCGCCAGCCTCGGCCGCGCAGCCGAGCAGTTCTGGCGGTCGCTACGCAATGACCGGTGATGCCTATCCGGAGTCCCCTCCCGACGTAAGTCAGGTGCCGAATGCGACGCCGCGTGTTGAGCCGCGTTCATCGGCCGGGAACCGGTCTACCTATGAGGTGTGGGGCAAGACCTACCACGTGATGGACGACGCCCGAGGCTATTCTCGCGAGGGAACAGCCTCCTGGTACGGCCAGAAATTTCATGGGTACGCCACGTCCAATGGCGAGATCTATGACATGTACAAGATGACCGCTGCGCACAAGAACTTGCCATTGCCGAGCTATGCCCAGGTCACCAATCTGGATAATGGTCGGTCAGTCATCGTGCGGGTCAATGATCGAGGGCCTTTTCACGACGATCGGGAAATCGATCTTTCCTATGCCGCTGCATCGCGTCTGGATATCCTCGGTCATGGCACCGGTAATGTACGCGTGACTGCGATTGACCCTCAGCAGTGGCAGGCCAATGGCGGTAAGGTTGCAACACCGGCACCTGCTGCTGCAGTGTCGTCTGCCAGTCAGAGGTCGGCGTCAACCTCGAGTGCGTCTTCGACGGTTGCTGCGAAGGCGCCTCAGGCTGCTTCTCCAGCGGCTTCCAGTAGTGGTTCCAGTAGTGGTTCCGGTATCTTTCTGCAGGTGGCGGCATTGGGTTCTGCAGATGGGGCTCGTTCTCTGCAGTCCGAGCTTCAGGGCGGCCTGAACCAGAGTGTGAGGGTCGAGAATGCGGCGGGGCTCTACAAGGTTCAGGTTGGGCCACTGGCCAGCCGTAGTCAGGTAGAGCCGGTACGCCAGGCGTTGAGTCAGGCGGGGTTTCCACAAGCTTTTGTTGTCAGTGATCAGTGA
- the mltB gene encoding lytic murein transglycosylase B: MKVPPFQGKGGVRAALCMLLVAMPMTASAADFDPAESAQVRAMVDRVASEGVSREWLNDAISHAQFKSSVLDAMSGAAEYNMTWERYRRIFLDEERIDQGAAFIQTHLETFERAEREFGVAPEIIAAILGVETRYGRITGDHRVLDSLSTLAFHHPRRGDFFLGELEAFLQIAYEQEVDPTELKGSYAGAMGYPQFIPTSYQAYAVDFDGDGHRDLWTNPDDVIGSVANYFAEHRWQRDGRIYWDAEGPGSPPSSIAFNRADRPDVSVGELAAVGIVPEESLPADQQVVPLALDMGDGVTQYRMGGENFYVITRYNHSYLYAMAVTELAEAIAEVRELAEGSWLQATETEPQT; the protein is encoded by the coding sequence ATGAAGGTGCCCCCGTTCCAGGGAAAAGGTGGCGTTCGTGCAGCGCTGTGTATGTTGTTGGTCGCCATGCCGATGACCGCATCGGCCGCGGACTTCGATCCTGCAGAGTCAGCGCAGGTTCGGGCAATGGTAGATCGTGTAGCGAGTGAGGGAGTCAGCCGGGAGTGGTTGAACGATGCGATAAGCCACGCCCAGTTCAAATCATCAGTGCTCGACGCCATGAGTGGCGCCGCCGAGTACAACATGACCTGGGAACGTTATCGCAGGATATTCCTCGACGAGGAGCGCATCGATCAGGGCGCAGCCTTTATTCAGACCCATCTAGAGACATTTGAGCGCGCTGAGCGTGAGTTCGGCGTGGCGCCGGAAATCATCGCCGCCATTCTGGGAGTTGAGACCCGTTATGGCAGGATTACCGGAGACCATCGGGTGCTCGACTCATTGTCGACACTGGCGTTCCACCATCCGCGGCGTGGTGACTTCTTCCTTGGCGAGCTGGAAGCCTTCCTGCAGATCGCTTATGAGCAGGAAGTCGACCCCACCGAACTCAAGGGCTCTTATGCCGGGGCCATGGGTTACCCTCAGTTTATTCCCACCAGTTATCAGGCCTATGCGGTCGACTTCGATGGCGATGGGCATCGTGACCTGTGGACGAACCCGGATGATGTCATCGGCAGTGTTGCCAATTATTTTGCCGAGCACCGCTGGCAGCGGGATGGCCGTATCTACTGGGATGCCGAAGGACCCGGTAGCCCGCCGTCCAGCATTGCCTTCAACCGTGCCGATCGCCCTGATGTCAGTGTTGGAGAGTTGGCGGCTGTCGGTATTGTGCCGGAGGAATCACTTCCTGCTGATCAGCAGGTCGTGCCGCTTGCACTCGATATGGGCGACGGCGTCACGCAGTATCGTATGGGTGGTGAGAATTTCTACGTCATCACGCGTTATAACCACAGTTATCTTTATGCCATGGCCGTCACTGAGCTGGCCGAGGCCATCGCCGAGGTGAGAGAGTTGGCTGAAGGGTCATGGCTGCAAGCCACCGAGACGGAGCCGCAGACATGA